In Cryptococcus deuterogattii R265 chromosome 4, complete sequence, a genomic segment contains:
- a CDS encoding mitochondrial intermediate peptidase 2, with translation MAGVRSEHAKGLFLYAPLTQSDSLRRLTDRTLIQASAIVQRIVVAPQDPTGRELRLVVKNLDRLSDILCAVIDMCELVRNVHPDQDWVDQSDRTHQILCSFMNELNATRGLYESLAKAIIHPFNNPLTTSELRVAHTFLADFERSGIHLPPSVRERFVKHSDALLSLGRSFLSSASSGPSTIPHIEIPDPHRSLMGLGRQFVDSLPRKGRSGPVAIEPGSWEAQMVLKYAREGRARELVYVGGMRADKKRIDVLEAMLKERAELASVLGKNNWAEVALVDKMVKTPENVMGFLTSLVQHHRPIARAEVDMLRRMKATALTGNYFHQMSSRTRHLPPFHAWDRDYYSDKYLASLIPTGSQPSISPYFSTGTVMSGLSRIFSKLYGISFKPAAVSPGEVWHSSVRRLDVMHEKEGLIGVIYCDFFSRIGKAPGAAHYTVRCSRRVDNDDADGDGLPEDWDKPYGPGLETEGEFLSGKPGKYQLPIVVLSMDVGTVNEERPALLNWNDLETLFHEMGHAIHSMIGRTEYHNVSGTRCATDFVELPSILMEHFVSSPVVLSTFAFHHATGEPLPIPVIEAHLALNQSLSALETHGQITMALLDQKYHTLRHGQDDFDSTAIWFQLQQEIGVIQPVPGTAWQTQFGHLYGYGATYYSYLFDRAIAGKIWSTLFHRPGVPQAYDQRAEGILTREGGELLKEKMLKWGGGRDPWEMIGNVIGGVEGEELSKGDEKALALVGSWTVV, from the exons ATGGCTGGCGTGAGAAGTGAACATGCCAAAGGTTTATTTCTTTATGCGCCTCTCACTCAAAGCGACTCGTTAAGGCGCTTGACAGATCGCACTTTGATTCAAGCCTCAGCGATTGTCCAACGCATCGTCGTGGCTCCTCAGGATCCTACTGGTCGAGAATTACGGCTTGTGGTAAAGAACCTGGATAGGCTGAGTGATATACTTTGCGCGGTGATTGATATGTGTGAATTGGTTAGAAATGTTCATCCAGACCAAGACTGGGTGGATCAAAGCGATCGGACTCACCAAATACTATGTAGTTTCATGAACGAGCTCAATGCAACTCGTGGTCTATATGAG TCACTTGCAAAAGCGATTATCCATCCTTTCAACAACCCATTGACTACTTCAGAGCTTAGGGTCGCTCATACTTTCCTCGCAGATTTTGAGCGATCAGGTATACATCTTCCGCCCTCCGTTCGCGAACGTTTTGTGAAGCATTCAGACGCTTTGCTCTCCCTGGGTcgctccttcctctcttccgcaTCATCGGGCCCATCCACAATTCCCCACATAGAAATTCCCGATCCTCATCGTTCACTTATGGGATTGGGTCGCCAGTTTGTTGATTCTTTACCGCGAAAAGGTCGAAGTGGACCGGTTGCTATCGAACCTGGAAGCTGGGAGGCGCAAATGGTCTTAAAATACGCAAGAGAAGGCAGGGCGCGAGAACTGGTGTACGTCGGCGGAATGAGAGCGGACAAAAAGAGGATTGATGTGCTCGAAGCCAtgttgaaggaaagggctGAACTAGCCAGCGTCCTTGGAAAGAACAATTGGGCGGAGGTTGCTCTAGTCGATAAGATGGTTAAGACACCGGAAAATGTAATGGGCTTCTTAACCTCCCTCGTTCAGCACCATCGACCCATTGCTAGAGCAGAAGTCGATATGTtaagaagaatgaaagCTACTGCCCTGACTGGGAATTACTTTCACCAAATGAGTTCCCGGACACggcatcttcctccgtTCCATGCCTGGGACAGGGACTATTATAGCGACAAGTACCTGGCATCTCTCATTCCTACGGGCTCACAGCCTTCTATCTCTCCTTATTTCTCGACTGGTACAGTGATGTCAGGACTTTCACGCATTTTCTCAAAACTGTACGgcatctccttcaaaccAGCTGCAGTCTCGCCTGGAGAAGTTTGGCATTCTTCCGTCCGGCGGCTGGATGTGATgcatgagaaagaagggcttATTGGTGTCATATATTGTGACTTTTTTTCTCGCATTGGGAAAGCTCCTGGAGCAGCCCATTACACTGTGAGGTGCTCAAGAAGAGTTGACAACGACGATGCAGATGGTGATGGGTTACCTGAAGACTGGGATAAGCCATATGGCCCTGGATTAGAAACGGAAGGGGAGTTTTTGTCAGGCAAGCCAGGGAAATACCAGCTGCCTATCGTCGTATTGTCAATGGATGTCGGTACggtgaatgaagaaagaccTGCGTTGTTGAATTGGAACGATTTGGAGACGTTGTTTCATGAAATGGGACATGCAATCCACT CCATGATTGGCCGGACAGAGTACCACAATGTTTCCGGAACAAGATGCGCCACCGATTTCGTAGAGCTTCCTTCGATACTAATGGAGCATTTTGTTTCATCACCGGTAGTCCTCAGCACTTTTGCATTCCATCATGCCACCGGGGAACCTCTGCCTATCCCTGTTATCGAGGCCCACCTAGCTCTCAATCAGTCTCTAAGTGCCCTCGAGACTCATGGGCAGATCACTATGGCTCTTCTGGATCAGAAATATCATACCTTGCGTCATGGACAAGATGATTTTGATTCTACTGCTATATGGTTCCAACTTCAGCAAGAAATAGGAGTCATTCAACCAGTGCCTGGAACAGCTTGGCAAACACAGTTCGGCCATCTGTACGGATACGGGGCGACGTACTACTCTTACCTATTTGACCGAGCTATTGCGGGAAAAATATGGTCCACCTTGTTTCATCGTCCCGGGGTACCTCAAGCTTATGACCAAAGGGCTGAAGGAATACTGACtagggaaggaggagagttgttgaaagagaagatgttgaaaTGGGGTGGAGGTAGGGATCCATGGGAGATGATAGGCAATGTGATTGGGGGcgttgaaggtgaagagttAAGtaaaggagatgagaaggcATTGGCGCTAGTTGGAAGCTGGACAGTCGTATGA